Proteins encoded by one window of Dyella humicola:
- a CDS encoding amino acid permease, with the protein MSDGNKIGFWTCTALVVGNVIGMGIFILPASLAPYGFNALIGWIVTLAGCLVLARVFAHLSHALPGADGPYGYIRSTLGELPAYMALWAYWVSLWLTNAALATGVVGYITVVMPELGRIQPALFALGLLWSFVAVNLLGVRTGGGVQIVTTVLKLLPMVAIAVLGGWILLTTPATFVAHPPVTPVTLSGVMAASTIALYAMLGIESASIPAGRVDNPGRTIPRATMAGTVLTALVYIVVSTVPILLIKQSELATSGAPFATLMDRYVGAGVGRWLSLFVVVSGLGALNGWTLLVGELTRTMAVNGVLPAVFARNNRHGAPAIALIVTGVLASIMIWMSYSNSLVAAFTFLTRVVTAANLPLYLCCSLALAVLWRRGAVAQVGRRALLVAITGALYVAFAFIGSGEEPFLLALALMAAGLPLYAYMRLRRHTVAPVKA; encoded by the coding sequence ATGAGCGACGGCAACAAGATCGGTTTCTGGACCTGCACGGCCCTGGTGGTAGGCAATGTCATTGGCATGGGCATCTTCATCCTGCCCGCGTCGCTCGCACCGTACGGCTTCAACGCGCTGATCGGCTGGATCGTCACCCTGGCCGGTTGCCTGGTCCTGGCGCGCGTGTTCGCGCATCTCTCGCACGCGCTGCCAGGCGCCGACGGTCCCTACGGCTATATCCGCAGCACCTTGGGCGAGCTGCCGGCGTACATGGCACTGTGGGCGTACTGGGTGTCGTTGTGGCTTACCAATGCCGCGCTGGCCACCGGGGTCGTCGGCTATATCACCGTGGTGATGCCGGAACTGGGCAGGATTCAGCCGGCGCTGTTTGCACTGGGCCTGCTGTGGTCGTTCGTGGCCGTGAACCTGTTGGGTGTGCGCACGGGCGGTGGCGTGCAAATCGTCACCACCGTGCTGAAGCTGCTGCCCATGGTCGCCATTGCGGTGCTCGGCGGCTGGATCCTGCTGACCACGCCAGCCACCTTCGTCGCGCATCCGCCGGTGACGCCGGTGACGCTCTCCGGCGTGATGGCGGCATCCACCATCGCCCTGTATGCCATGCTCGGCATCGAATCGGCCAGCATTCCGGCAGGCCGGGTCGACAACCCGGGACGCACGATTCCGCGCGCCACCATGGCCGGAACCGTACTGACCGCGTTGGTCTACATCGTCGTCTCCACCGTGCCGATCCTGCTGATCAAGCAATCGGAACTGGCCACCTCGGGCGCGCCGTTCGCCACGCTGATGGACCGGTATGTAGGCGCCGGCGTCGGACGCTGGCTGTCCCTGTTCGTGGTGGTCAGCGGACTCGGCGCGCTCAATGGCTGGACCCTGCTGGTGGGCGAACTCACCCGCACCATGGCCGTCAACGGCGTGCTGCCTGCCGTGTTCGCGCGCAACAATCGCCACGGTGCACCAGCCATCGCCTTGATCGTCACCGGCGTGCTCGCGTCGATCATGATCTGGATGAGCTACAGCAACTCGCTGGTGGCGGCATTCACCTTCCTCACCCGGGTGGTGACCGCCGCCAATCTGCCGCTCTATCTGTGCTGCTCCCTCGCGCTCGCCGTGCTGTGGCGTCGTGGCGCGGTCGCCCAGGTCGGACGGCGAGCACTACTGGTCGCCATCACCGGCGCGCTCTATGTGGCCTTCGCGTTCATCGGCAGCGGCGAGGAACCGTTCCTGCTCGCCCTCGCCCTGATGGCCGCGGGTCTGCCGCTCTATGCCTATATGCGCCTGCGTCGCCACACCGTCGCCCCCGTCAAGGCCTAA
- a CDS encoding FAD-dependent oxidoreductase — translation MRDPRYDILFTPLKIGPVTAKNRFFQVPHCNGMGHAMPLAHAAMREIKAEGGWAVISTEECEIHPSSDLTPYVEARLWDDRDIPALALMCDKVHAHGALAAVELSHNGPTASNLYSREVLLAPSHQVSKYGYPSQARAMTRHDIREYRRWHREAALRGKRAGMDIIYVYAAHDLSLPMHFLQRRRNQRSDEYGGSLENRVRLLREVLADSRDAVGDTCAVALRFATEELLGPSGVELAEAQDIVGLLAELPDLWDVNLAAWYNDSVPSRFATEGAQEPFIDFVKKTTTKPVVGVGRFTSPDTMVSQIRRGVIDMIGAARPSIADPFLPRKIEEGRVDDIRECIGCNICVSGDMTISPIRCTQNPTMGEEWRKDWHPERIQPRRTASRVLVVGGGPAGLEAARALGQRGYGVSLAEARRELGGRVTREARLPGLAEWARVRDWRVGQIGKLTNVSIYLDSALTAQDVLDFGAEHVVLATGCHWRRDGFGRSNGLGIDDLANNPRVFTPDDLLDGRMPSGRVVVFDDDGFYHASVAADLLRQQGCDVVYVTPEDSVAPWSVNTLDYRHIRKRMAKQGIEVIVSHNIAAFAETTLTLENGWDGQRHERACDAIVLVTSRLPDDGLYQELLLREADWADAGIRSLRCIGDAEAPGLIAHAIYAGHRYARELEEAPPGEVAFKRHFHTAESDDLRRIPPA, via the coding sequence ATGCGCGATCCCCGCTACGACATCCTTTTCACCCCGCTGAAGATCGGCCCGGTAACGGCCAAGAACCGCTTCTTCCAGGTGCCGCATTGCAATGGCATGGGTCACGCGATGCCGCTGGCCCACGCGGCCATGCGCGAGATCAAGGCCGAGGGCGGCTGGGCCGTGATTTCGACGGAAGAGTGCGAGATCCACCCAAGCAGCGACCTCACGCCGTACGTGGAGGCGCGACTGTGGGACGACCGCGACATCCCCGCACTGGCGCTGATGTGCGACAAGGTGCACGCGCACGGCGCCCTGGCCGCGGTGGAGCTGTCGCACAACGGGCCCACCGCATCGAACCTGTACTCGCGCGAAGTGCTGCTGGCCCCATCGCATCAGGTATCGAAATACGGCTACCCCTCGCAAGCGCGGGCGATGACCCGCCATGACATCCGCGAATACCGGCGCTGGCACCGCGAAGCCGCCCTGCGCGGCAAGCGCGCAGGCATGGACATCATCTACGTCTATGCCGCACACGACCTCTCGCTGCCGATGCACTTCCTGCAGCGCCGCCGTAACCAGCGCAGCGACGAGTACGGCGGTTCGCTAGAGAATCGCGTGCGCCTGCTGCGCGAAGTGCTGGCCGACTCGCGCGACGCCGTCGGCGATACCTGCGCCGTCGCCCTACGCTTCGCCACCGAGGAACTGCTCGGTCCCAGCGGCGTGGAACTGGCCGAGGCGCAGGACATCGTCGGCCTGTTGGCCGAGCTGCCCGACCTGTGGGACGTCAATCTAGCCGCCTGGTACAACGACTCGGTGCCGTCGCGCTTCGCCACCGAAGGCGCGCAAGAACCGTTCATCGATTTCGTCAAGAAAACCACCACCAAGCCGGTGGTTGGCGTCGGCCGCTTCACTTCGCCGGACACCATGGTGTCGCAGATCCGCCGTGGCGTGATCGACATGATCGGCGCCGCGCGCCCGTCCATCGCCGATCCGTTCCTGCCGCGCAAGATCGAGGAAGGGCGCGTCGACGATATTCGCGAGTGCATCGGCTGCAACATCTGCGTGTCCGGCGACATGACCATCTCGCCTATCCGTTGCACGCAAAATCCGACCATGGGCGAGGAATGGCGCAAGGACTGGCACCCGGAGCGTATCCAGCCCCGTCGCACGGCGAGTCGCGTACTGGTGGTGGGCGGCGGCCCCGCAGGCCTCGAGGCGGCGCGCGCCCTCGGTCAGCGCGGCTACGGGGTTAGCCTCGCCGAGGCACGCCGCGAACTGGGCGGCCGCGTCACCCGCGAAGCACGCCTGCCGGGCCTGGCCGAATGGGCGCGCGTGCGCGACTGGCGCGTCGGCCAGATCGGCAAGCTCACCAATGTGTCCATTTATCTCGACTCCGCGCTCACCGCACAGGACGTGCTGGACTTTGGCGCTGAACATGTCGTGCTCGCCACCGGATGCCATTGGCGTCGCGACGGCTTCGGGCGCAGCAACGGCCTGGGCATCGACGACCTCGCCAACAACCCGCGCGTGTTCACGCCTGACGACCTGCTGGATGGCCGCATGCCGAGCGGCCGCGTCGTGGTGTTCGACGACGACGGCTTCTACCACGCGAGCGTTGCGGCCGATCTGCTGCGCCAGCAAGGCTGCGACGTCGTCTACGTGACGCCGGAAGACAGCGTCGCGCCATGGAGCGTGAACACGCTGGACTATCGCCACATCCGCAAGCGGATGGCCAAACAGGGTATCGAAGTGATCGTGTCGCACAACATCGCGGCCTTCGCCGAGACGACCTTGACCTTGGAAAACGGCTGGGACGGCCAGCGCCATGAACGCGCCTGCGACGCGATCGTCCTCGTCACCTCGCGCCTGCCCGACGACGGCTTGTACCAGGAGCTGCTACTGCGTGAGGCGGACTGGGCGGATGCAGGCATCCGCTCGCTACGCTGCATCGGCGATGCCGAAGCCCCCGGCCTGATCGCTCACGCCATCTACGCCGGCCATCGCTATGCACGCGAACTGGAAGAAGCGCCGCCTGGCGAGGTCGCCTTCAAGCGTCATTTCCACACCGCAGAATCCGACGACTTGCGACGCATCCCACCGGCATGA
- a CDS encoding GH92 family glycosyl hydrolase codes for MNNASPERSGFPYRWAHLMCLLLALFLMAGACASAGHESGAGNEGATFMSSFEAGDATPRLAGPKGWHLSVVPGPGKEEPPTSKPGVGFSGTQALRYDADAVGEQHARRATLFRLRQRVDANTHLSYVTFPVRSGEGAQSPAQYVAVDLLFADGSRLSALNAQDQHNVPANAGAQGSARVLYDNQWNALDVDVGAVADGRTVIAIELTEDAPVHSPGFHGYVDDVRLGDAASVDAMAKPNSYVDTRRGSYANGHYSRGNTFPAVALPHGFNFWTPTTNAGSDWIYQYQERNDANNHPRIEAFALSHEPSPWMGDRQTFQVMPAEVTAGAPPLDRSARALSFTHDHEVARADLYQVHFDNGMTAAMTPTSHAAMFRFTFTGNRAQLVFDNRNDHGEISLEPSQQSISGYSDVASRLSTGATRLFFYATIDRPVVESGRLTGAGRDHVAAWFGVDTSTDKTVTMRIATSLISCDQAKRNLAQEITSSDSFDTVQARAAARWNQLLGVVELPDARPSDKVLLYSNLYRLFLYPNEAFENVGTTAQPDYRYASPFSAAVGPSTPTQTGARVLAGRPYVNNGLWDTYRTAWPAYSLLTPTQAGEMIDGFVQQYRDGGWIARWSSPGYADLMVGTSADIAFADAWNKGVRNFDVRSFYQAALKDATVVSDIAGAGRKGLSRSVFNGYVDNSVDEGLSWSMAGYLNDFGIGELAKTLAAAHDAKDAYTDHYADDARYFHSRAENYTKLFDPAVGFFVGRTPGGAWRTDAAHFDPRSWGGDYTETNAWNMAFEGVQDGQGLANLYGGREGLARKLDAFFDAGTDFQVGAYGEAIHEMLEARDVRMGQYGHSNQPSHHILYMYDLVGEPWKTQDKVRDALSRLYVGSEIGQGYPGDEDNGEMSGWWLFSAAGFYPLRMGTPTYAVGAPYFPHMIIHLENGRDIDIRAPEVSDRNRYIQSVTLNGQPYEKSWLNHADLARGAALVFHMGPQPSRWGTAGDDARLPSLTQGDKPPSPLVDLVDAVKSQVTVDGDIAAARAVSDNTSETEAVLTGARPAVQVRFDAPQRVLMYTITSAAKEGQGPRSWKLEGSSDGEHWTTLDQRRDETFRWRRQTRVFAATHPGDFTYYRLRIEPNAATHAVAVSEIEWLGYPPES; via the coding sequence ATGAACAACGCATCGCCCGAACGTAGCGGTTTTCCCTATCGATGGGCGCATCTGATGTGCCTGTTGCTGGCCTTGTTCCTGATGGCTGGCGCGTGCGCATCGGCTGGTCATGAGAGCGGCGCCGGTAACGAGGGCGCCACGTTCATGAGTTCGTTCGAAGCGGGCGATGCAACCCCCCGATTGGCTGGCCCAAAGGGCTGGCATCTGAGCGTAGTACCCGGCCCCGGCAAGGAGGAGCCTCCCACCTCCAAGCCGGGCGTCGGCTTTTCAGGCACGCAGGCCTTGCGTTATGACGCCGACGCCGTAGGCGAACAGCATGCTCGGCGCGCGACGCTGTTTCGGCTTCGCCAGCGCGTGGATGCAAACACCCACCTGTCGTACGTGACGTTTCCGGTCAGGTCCGGCGAGGGTGCGCAAAGTCCTGCGCAGTACGTCGCCGTCGACCTGTTATTCGCCGATGGATCGCGCCTGTCCGCACTGAATGCCCAAGACCAACATAATGTGCCTGCCAACGCCGGCGCGCAGGGAAGCGCGCGCGTGCTGTACGACAACCAGTGGAACGCGCTGGATGTCGATGTCGGCGCCGTCGCCGATGGACGCACCGTCATCGCGATTGAACTGACCGAGGATGCCCCGGTGCATAGTCCGGGCTTCCATGGTTATGTCGATGACGTACGTCTGGGTGATGCAGCGTCCGTGGACGCGATGGCCAAGCCCAACAGCTATGTCGATACGCGGCGCGGCAGCTATGCCAACGGACACTACTCGCGCGGCAATACGTTTCCCGCCGTCGCGCTGCCGCACGGCTTCAACTTCTGGACACCCACCACCAACGCGGGTTCCGACTGGATCTATCAGTACCAGGAGCGCAATGACGCTAACAATCATCCGCGGATCGAGGCGTTTGCGCTCAGCCACGAACCCAGTCCCTGGATGGGGGACCGCCAAACCTTCCAGGTGATGCCCGCCGAAGTCACTGCCGGCGCGCCACCGCTGGATCGTTCCGCGCGAGCGCTGAGTTTCACCCACGACCACGAAGTCGCCCGCGCCGACCTGTACCAGGTGCACTTCGATAACGGCATGACGGCGGCGATGACGCCGACCAGCCATGCGGCGATGTTCCGTTTCACCTTCACCGGGAATCGCGCGCAGCTGGTGTTCGACAACCGCAATGACCATGGCGAGATCTCGCTGGAGCCGTCACAGCAGAGCATCAGCGGTTATTCGGATGTCGCGAGTCGACTCTCCACCGGAGCGACGCGGCTGTTCTTCTACGCCACCATCGACCGCCCCGTCGTGGAAAGCGGCCGACTGACCGGGGCAGGGCGCGACCATGTCGCCGCCTGGTTTGGCGTCGACACCAGCACCGATAAGACGGTGACCATGCGCATCGCCACGTCGCTGATCAGCTGCGATCAGGCCAAGCGCAACCTGGCCCAGGAAATTACTTCGAGCGACTCGTTCGACACGGTGCAGGCACGTGCGGCGGCGCGTTGGAACCAGCTACTCGGCGTGGTCGAGCTACCCGACGCCAGGCCATCGGACAAGGTGCTGCTCTACTCCAACCTGTATCGCCTGTTCCTTTATCCCAACGAAGCGTTCGAGAACGTCGGCACGACGGCGCAGCCTGATTATCGTTACGCCAGTCCATTCTCCGCAGCGGTGGGTCCCAGTACACCCACGCAGACCGGAGCACGCGTGCTGGCCGGCCGGCCCTACGTCAACAACGGCCTGTGGGACACCTATCGCACCGCATGGCCCGCGTATTCGCTGCTCACGCCCACGCAGGCCGGCGAGATGATCGACGGCTTCGTCCAGCAATATCGGGATGGCGGCTGGATCGCGCGCTGGTCCTCGCCGGGCTACGCGGACCTGATGGTAGGCACGAGCGCCGACATTGCGTTTGCCGATGCCTGGAACAAGGGTGTGCGCAACTTCGATGTGCGCTCGTTCTACCAGGCTGCGCTGAAGGACGCGACGGTGGTCAGCGATATCGCCGGGGCAGGTCGCAAGGGACTGAGCCGTTCCGTCTTTAACGGTTACGTGGACAACAGCGTCGATGAAGGCTTGTCTTGGTCAATGGCTGGCTATCTCAACGACTTCGGCATCGGTGAACTGGCTAAAACTCTCGCCGCAGCGCACGACGCGAAGGATGCCTACACGGATCACTACGCCGATGACGCGCGTTACTTCCATAGTCGCGCGGAGAATTACACGAAGTTGTTCGATCCGGCCGTTGGATTTTTCGTGGGCCGCACGCCCGGCGGCGCCTGGCGCACCGATGCCGCGCATTTCGACCCCCGCTCCTGGGGTGGTGACTACACCGAGACGAACGCCTGGAACATGGCCTTCGAAGGCGTGCAGGATGGTCAGGGCCTCGCTAACCTCTACGGTGGTCGCGAAGGCCTGGCCAGGAAGCTCGATGCCTTCTTCGACGCGGGCACCGACTTTCAAGTCGGCGCGTATGGCGAGGCGATCCACGAGATGCTCGAGGCGCGCGACGTGCGCATGGGCCAGTACGGCCACAGCAACCAGCCATCGCATCACATTCTCTACATGTACGACTTGGTCGGCGAGCCATGGAAAACGCAGGACAAAGTCCGTGATGCCTTGTCTCGACTCTACGTGGGTAGCGAAATCGGGCAGGGCTATCCCGGCGATGAGGACAATGGCGAAATGTCGGGCTGGTGGCTGTTCAGCGCTGCCGGTTTCTATCCGCTGCGCATGGGCACGCCGACCTATGCCGTTGGCGCGCCCTACTTTCCGCACATGATCATCCATCTGGAAAATGGTCGTGACATTGACATTCGCGCACCCGAAGTGAGCGACCGCAACCGCTACATCCAGAGTGTGACGCTCAATGGTCAGCCATACGAAAAGAGCTGGCTGAATCATGCGGATCTTGCCCGGGGTGCCGCGCTTGTATTCCACATGGGGCCGCAGCCGTCACGCTGGGGCACCGCGGGCGACGATGCCCGGCTGCCGTCGCTTACGCAGGGTGACAAACCGCCGTCGCCGCTGGTCGATCTCGTGGACGCGGTGAAGTCACAGGTGACAGTCGATGGCGACATCGCCGCCGCCCGGGCGGTCAGCGACAACACATCCGAGACGGAAGCGGTGTTGACGGGTGCGAGGCCCGCCGTCCAGGTGCGCTTCGACGCCCCGCAGCGGGTGCTGATGTACACGATCACATCGGCGGCCAAGGAAGGTCAGGGTCCTCGCAGTTGGAAGCTGGAAGGTTCCTCCGATGGCGAGCACTGGACCACGCTGGATCAACGTCGTGACGAAACGTTCCGCTGGCGTCGGCAGACCCGTGTGTTCGCGGCTACCCATCCAGGGGACTTCACTTACTACCGCTTACGCATCGAACCGAACGCCGCGACGCACGCCGTCGCCGTGTCCGAGATCGAGTGGCTCGGGTACCCGCCCGAGTCCTGA
- a CDS encoding TonB-dependent receptor domain-containing protein: MKIGENKLCTSVRLALSLGMLAASTYGTAAFAQDAQTASNAAPEQAKSKTLDTVTVTGSLIRRVDVETASPVVTIDRAQIQATGKQTLGDLVQQLPAMTGGNVNPQVNNGGGTGGSSINLRGLGSNRTLILVDGQRLLSKDPNAIPADAIERIEVLPTGASATYGSDAIGGVVNFILRRNYQGATFTANVGQSDRNDGNQSGYTFTFGQSSDKGSLMAGLNYNKQDGVLAADRAFSKHALTLSGSNVVVGGSASTPVGRIQLPGTVADPAKGIQASGLAGQFGCGYVSLNAGGNSQAVNNANYHCYGNGDKYNYAAVNLIMTPQERTGGFLNGDYHLGDHVTAYVDAIYQKTSSNAQLAPTVYGTASTGAVIDQNNAFNPFGVGFGANGNTLSSRLTSNGNRTAMNGSTDAQINTGFRGDFTAWGKNWNWDAGYNYGHQSVVKTVGGLVDGTQLYTGASTMGADGVATGAGCPSVVACQFNPFDINSPGSVAAIKAASVTAPSNLYTIEKTWHAGLSGEVFSLPAGGVQLAVGAEYRTDYERSIPAPQLLLDPSTGNCVLGSQCLSAVQGGYSTKDIYAEAFIPLLAGLPGVQSLNLTIGDRYSKIQTFGSTNNFKFALEYKPFDDLLLRGTMEDVFRAPNLTELYSSGSDSPMIHTDPCTGFTGAPAGSPMALACQYVPTNGTFVNNAVASQTQAGTVTQGARVAGFPVKPEHGTSYDFGAVYSPSYVPGLSTTVDVWRVTLNDTITSVGLQSLLNLCAAGSTIYCQYIQRTPTGPNAGQLLQSTVEPTGNLGSISTSGIDWSANYKLPQFAFGQFNVGVNATYLKYYTQNTAPGVAGNITYQNAGRYLPGGSAQAAACPDNIGGCLFPRWRAQGYVDWQQGGWSAQWRMRWISSFTNGGAAGSVNDTQPNFEPGTILHYGSTMYNDVSLGYNVAPINTRVDFGVNNLFDKQPPMLYANNTINANTDPSDFDLMGRYFWARVTVKF, encoded by the coding sequence ATGAAGATCGGAGAGAACAAACTATGCACGTCGGTGCGTCTGGCGCTGTCGCTGGGCATGCTTGCGGCGAGCACGTACGGGACAGCGGCTTTCGCGCAGGACGCGCAGACGGCGAGTAACGCGGCGCCGGAACAGGCCAAGAGCAAGACACTCGACACGGTCACCGTCACGGGTTCGCTGATTCGCCGTGTAGACGTCGAAACGGCGAGCCCTGTCGTGACCATCGATCGCGCCCAGATCCAGGCCACCGGCAAGCAGACCTTGGGTGATCTGGTGCAGCAGCTTCCAGCGATGACCGGCGGCAACGTCAACCCGCAGGTCAACAACGGCGGCGGCACCGGCGGTTCGAGCATCAACCTGCGCGGCCTCGGTTCCAACCGCACCTTGATCCTGGTGGATGGCCAGCGCCTGCTGAGCAAGGATCCGAACGCCATTCCGGCCGACGCGATCGAGCGCATCGAAGTGCTGCCGACGGGTGCCTCGGCGACCTACGGTTCGGATGCGATCGGCGGCGTGGTGAACTTCATCCTGCGCAGGAATTACCAGGGTGCCACCTTCACCGCCAACGTCGGCCAGTCCGATCGGAACGACGGCAACCAGAGCGGCTATACCTTCACTTTCGGACAATCGTCCGACAAGGGAAGCCTCATGGCAGGTCTCAACTACAACAAGCAGGACGGCGTGCTGGCTGCCGACCGCGCGTTCTCCAAGCATGCACTGACGCTGTCCGGCAGCAACGTGGTGGTCGGTGGCTCGGCATCCACGCCGGTCGGCCGTATCCAGCTCCCCGGCACTGTGGCGGACCCGGCCAAGGGTATTCAAGCCAGCGGGCTTGCCGGCCAGTTCGGTTGCGGCTACGTGTCGTTGAACGCCGGCGGCAACAGCCAGGCGGTCAACAACGCGAACTATCATTGCTACGGCAACGGCGACAAGTACAACTACGCTGCTGTCAACCTGATCATGACGCCACAGGAGCGCACGGGCGGCTTCCTCAATGGCGACTACCACCTCGGCGATCACGTAACGGCCTATGTGGATGCCATTTATCAGAAGACCTCGTCCAACGCTCAGTTGGCGCCGACGGTGTACGGCACGGCGTCGACGGGTGCGGTGATCGATCAGAACAATGCGTTCAATCCGTTCGGCGTGGGTTTCGGTGCGAATGGAAACACCTTGTCCTCGCGCCTGACCTCCAATGGCAATCGCACGGCGATGAACGGCAGCACGGACGCCCAGATCAATACCGGCTTCCGCGGCGACTTCACCGCCTGGGGCAAGAACTGGAACTGGGACGCGGGCTACAACTACGGTCACCAGAGCGTCGTCAAAACGGTCGGTGGTCTGGTTGACGGAACCCAGTTGTATACGGGCGCCTCCACCATGGGTGCCGACGGCGTGGCGACAGGTGCCGGTTGCCCCAGCGTCGTGGCCTGCCAGTTCAATCCGTTTGACATCAACTCACCAGGTTCCGTGGCGGCGATCAAGGCCGCCAGTGTCACGGCCCCTTCGAACCTCTATACGATCGAAAAGACCTGGCACGCCGGCCTTAGCGGCGAGGTGTTCAGCCTGCCGGCCGGTGGCGTGCAGCTCGCCGTGGGCGCTGAATACCGCACGGATTACGAGCGCTCCATTCCTGCGCCGCAGTTGTTGCTCGATCCCAGTACCGGCAACTGTGTCCTCGGCAGCCAGTGCCTCAGCGCTGTGCAAGGTGGCTATAGCACCAAGGACATCTATGCCGAAGCGTTCATTCCGCTGCTGGCGGGCCTGCCGGGCGTGCAGTCGCTTAACCTGACCATCGGCGACCGCTATTCGAAGATCCAGACCTTCGGCAGCACCAACAACTTCAAGTTCGCACTCGAGTACAAGCCGTTCGACGACTTGCTGCTGCGTGGCACGATGGAAGACGTGTTCCGCGCGCCGAACCTCACCGAGCTCTACAGCTCGGGTTCCGATTCACCGATGATCCATACCGATCCGTGTACCGGATTCACCGGTGCGCCGGCTGGCTCGCCGATGGCATTGGCATGCCAGTACGTGCCGACCAACGGTACCTTCGTCAACAACGCCGTGGCGTCGCAGACGCAGGCGGGCACGGTAACGCAGGGTGCCCGCGTGGCCGGCTTCCCGGTCAAGCCGGAACATGGCACCTCGTATGATTTTGGTGCGGTGTACAGCCCGTCGTATGTGCCAGGCCTCTCCACCACGGTTGACGTGTGGCGCGTGACCCTGAACGACACGATCACCAGCGTGGGCTTGCAGAGTCTGCTCAATCTCTGTGCCGCCGGCTCGACCATCTACTGTCAGTACATTCAGCGTACGCCCACCGGCCCGAATGCAGGTCAGCTGCTGCAGTCCACGGTCGAGCCCACCGGCAACCTGGGCAGCATCAGCACCAGCGGCATCGACTGGTCGGCGAACTACAAGTTGCCGCAGTTCGCCTTTGGCCAGTTCAATGTTGGCGTCAACGCGACCTACCTGAAGTACTACACGCAGAACACTGCACCGGGCGTGGCTGGCAATATCACCTACCAGAATGCCGGCCGCTATCTGCCAGGCGGTTCCGCGCAAGCAGCAGCCTGTCCGGACAACATCGGCGGCTGCCTGTTCCCGCGTTGGCGTGCACAGGGCTATGTGGATTGGCAGCAGGGCGGTTGGAGTGCCCAGTGGCGTATGCGCTGGATCAGCAGCTTCACCAACGGCGGCGCCGCGGGTTCGGTCAATGACACGCAGCCGAACTTCGAACCGGGCACGATCCTGCACTACGGCTCGACGATGTACAACGACGTTTCGCTTGGCTACAACGTCGCACCGATCAATACGCGCGTGGACTTTGGCGTGAACAACCTGTTCGACAAGCAGCCGCCTATGCTGTACGCGAACAACACGATCAATGCCAATACCGACCCCAGCGACTTCGACCTGATGGGCCGCTACTTCTGGGCGCGTGTGACGGTCAAGTTCTAA